In Streptomyces alboniger, the following are encoded in one genomic region:
- a CDS encoding nuclease-related domain-containing DEAD/DEAH box helicase: protein MAAGGSAARRAQEARRQERLLREQWQSARRQARQWEAASEGERRVAAQLLVLTERGWRLLVDRRWPGTRTANVDMLMVGPGGVFVIDVKNWRRAPEVADGRLRAGGEPRDEHAAKLLAVTKAAESAVASLGLSPVAVQPLMVFAGHRVDAGLGRIRLLGEHEVGPALLSECRRLRAESVRAIADHVERVFPDYEGSAVTERIPPSPGQPQQGVPDGLFDLEGLRDAALEEALRAPIEQWMTFLHPDQVALVRRNWSGPARISGPAGTGKTVVALHRAAHVARRTGGRTLYVTYANNLPRVQATFLKAMAPAVADRVDFRSLHSWAQEFLQERGVPVRLHGNKAQTAFSLAWKYVGRDSRLAEVDPAPIYWREEIDHVIKGRGITTFEEYATVPRRRRRASLRRPHRQAVWELYEAYEELRIARGVHDFNDVLSLALAEASRPTGQLPYAAVIVDEVQDLTLVGVRLLHALVGDAPNGLLLVGDGQQAVYPGGFRLTDAGIDIRGDRGQVLRTNYRNSKQILDVALTVVAEDAFEDIDGLRTPGRRDVDLTYHDGQVTRVTKPTVHDHDQALLDALRAMPGGTRADAAVLCPSKRAIGHYQRLLAQADIPVCLLEHYDGRPVDAVKLGSYRRAKGLEFKRVYLPQHDAALSDGVPAGERFGVAEVPETLREREELLRSQLFVAMTRARDVLWLGSVGSPR, encoded by the coding sequence ATGGCGGCAGGCGGTTCGGCGGCACGGCGGGCGCAGGAGGCGCGGCGGCAGGAGCGGCTGCTGCGCGAGCAGTGGCAGTCCGCTCGTCGGCAGGCGCGGCAATGGGAAGCGGCGAGCGAGGGTGAACGGCGGGTCGCGGCCCAGCTGTTGGTACTCACTGAGCGTGGGTGGAGGCTGCTCGTAGACCGCCGATGGCCGGGGACACGGACCGCCAACGTGGACATGCTGATGGTGGGCCCCGGCGGGGTCTTCGTCATCGACGTCAAGAACTGGCGCCGTGCTCCAGAGGTCGCGGACGGCAGGTTGCGCGCCGGTGGCGAACCGCGGGACGAGCATGCGGCCAAGCTGCTGGCGGTCACGAAAGCCGCCGAGAGCGCGGTCGCGTCGCTCGGCCTGTCCCCGGTGGCGGTCCAGCCCCTCATGGTGTTCGCGGGGCACCGGGTCGATGCCGGCCTCGGTCGCATCCGGCTGCTGGGGGAGCACGAGGTCGGTCCCGCGCTGCTGTCGGAGTGCCGCAGGTTGCGCGCGGAGTCCGTCCGCGCGATCGCCGACCATGTGGAGCGCGTCTTCCCCGACTATGAGGGATCGGCGGTGACCGAGCGGATTCCGCCGTCTCCGGGCCAGCCTCAACAGGGCGTACCGGATGGCCTGTTCGACCTGGAGGGTCTGCGCGACGCGGCCCTGGAAGAGGCGCTGCGGGCCCCGATCGAGCAGTGGATGACCTTTCTGCACCCCGATCAGGTCGCACTGGTACGCCGCAACTGGTCGGGTCCGGCGCGCATCAGCGGCCCGGCGGGCACGGGCAAGACGGTGGTCGCACTGCACCGCGCGGCCCACGTGGCTCGACGTACCGGCGGCCGGACCCTGTACGTCACGTACGCCAACAACCTGCCTCGCGTACAGGCCACGTTCCTCAAGGCCATGGCCCCGGCGGTCGCCGACCGGGTGGACTTCCGCAGCCTGCACTCCTGGGCGCAGGAATTCCTGCAAGAACGTGGCGTCCCGGTGAGGCTGCACGGGAACAAGGCGCAGACCGCCTTCAGCCTCGCCTGGAAATACGTCGGACGCGACAGCCGCCTCGCCGAGGTCGACCCGGCGCCGATCTACTGGCGAGAGGAGATCGACCACGTCATCAAGGGCCGCGGCATCACCACCTTCGAGGAGTACGCGACCGTGCCTCGGCGCCGACGCAGGGCGAGCCTGCGCCGCCCCCACCGGCAGGCGGTGTGGGAGCTGTACGAGGCATACGAGGAACTGCGCATCGCGCGCGGCGTGCACGACTTCAACGACGTGCTCTCGCTCGCCCTGGCCGAGGCGTCGCGTCCCACCGGCCAACTCCCCTATGCGGCCGTCATCGTGGACGAGGTCCAGGACCTCACCCTCGTCGGGGTACGTCTGTTGCACGCCCTCGTCGGTGACGCCCCCAACGGGTTGCTCCTGGTCGGCGACGGCCAGCAGGCCGTCTATCCGGGGGGATTCCGCCTGACCGACGCCGGCATCGACATCCGCGGCGACCGCGGACAGGTCCTTCGTACCAACTACCGCAACAGCAAGCAGATCCTGGACGTGGCGCTCACGGTCGTGGCGGAGGACGCCTTCGAGGACATCGACGGCCTGCGAACGCCCGGCCGCCGCGACGTCGATCTCACCTACCACGATGGGCAGGTGACCCGCGTCACCAAGCCGACTGTCCATGACCACGACCAAGCGCTGCTGGACGCGCTACGTGCCATGCCCGGTGGCACGCGAGCCGATGCGGCCGTTTTGTGCCCGTCCAAGCGAGCCATCGGTCATTACCAGCGACTGCTCGCTCAGGCGGACATCCCGGTATGCCTGCTGGAGCACTACGACGGGCGCCCCGTCGACGCGGTCAAGCTGGGTAGCTACCGCAGAGCCAAGGGCTTGGAGTTCAAGCGGGTGTATCTGCCGCAGCACGACGCCGCTCTGTCGGACGGGGTACCGGCCGGTGAGCGGTTCGGAGTCGCCGAGGTGCCCGAAACGCTAAGAGAGCGCGAAGAGCTGCTGCGCAGCCAGCTTTTCGTGGCCATGACCAGGGCACGAGACGTGCTCTGGCTGGGGAGCGTGGGTTCGCCTCGTTGA
- a CDS encoding MerR family transcriptional regulator, translated as MNGDTLYSIGDLARRTGLTVKAIRFYADTGLVPPTDRTPAGYRRYGPDAIARVELVRTLRELGIDLATIRKVMDREALLTDVAATHADALDVQIRVLRQRRAVLAAVARRGSTPREMDLMHRLARLSEAERQGLIDDFLSAVLDGLHDHPAFAAATRSLTPELPNDPEPEQIEAWVELAELLQDHGFRTTLHGMAQDLGADRAPDAGTGRPLILTEAVRAQVTPALEAGVAPQSPAADPIVAALAAHYARILGDQASYDTPALHRRLAARLEQMHDPRRDQYLSLLAVINGWPPPESLAPALTWASQALRTRQWVVREISRNCP; from the coding sequence ATGAACGGCGACACGCTCTACTCGATCGGTGATCTGGCCCGGCGGACGGGTCTGACGGTGAAGGCCATCCGGTTCTACGCGGACACCGGGCTCGTGCCACCCACCGACCGCACCCCCGCCGGGTACCGCCGGTACGGCCCCGATGCCATCGCCCGCGTCGAACTCGTGCGCACACTGCGCGAGTTGGGCATCGACCTGGCCACGATCCGCAAGGTCATGGACCGGGAGGCTCTGCTGACGGACGTCGCGGCGACGCACGCCGATGCGCTGGACGTGCAGATCCGCGTCCTGCGGCAGCGCCGCGCCGTACTGGCGGCGGTGGCCCGGCGCGGCTCGACTCCCCGGGAGATGGACCTCATGCACAGATTGGCACGCCTGTCGGAAGCCGAACGGCAAGGGCTGATCGACGACTTCCTCAGTGCCGTGCTCGACGGCCTGCACGATCACCCCGCGTTCGCCGCGGCCACCCGCTCACTGACACCCGAACTGCCAAACGACCCCGAACCCGAGCAGATCGAGGCCTGGGTGGAACTGGCGGAGCTGCTCCAGGACCACGGCTTCCGCACCACACTGCACGGCATGGCCCAGGACTTGGGGGCCGACCGGGCCCCGGACGCCGGCACGGGCCGTCCCCTGATCCTCACCGAAGCCGTACGGGCTCAGGTGACACCGGCTCTGGAAGCCGGTGTCGCACCCCAATCGCCCGCGGCGGACCCGATCGTCGCCGCACTCGCGGCCCACTACGCGCGCATCCTCGGCGACCAGGCCTCGTACGACACCCCTGCCCTTCACCGGCGCCTTGCCGCCCGGCTGGAACAGATGCACGACCCGCGCCGAGACCAGTACCTGTCCCTGCTGGCCGTCATCAACGGCTGGCCGCCACCCGAAAGCCTGGCGCCCGCGCTCACCTGGGCCTCCCAGGCACTCCGCACCCGGCAGTGGGTTGTCCGCGAAATCTCCCGGAATTGTCCGTGA
- a CDS encoding MurR/RpiR family transcriptional regulator: MTTRLSEMYPELPRGEQAIVRVLLGDYPFAALGSLRSLADRAEVSPPTASRLIARLGWSSFAQFQSSVRAQSREHDRSRLREFVSTSPAAPHQAAEELLAGLSGTVEAATEPLLDRIGALLAGAGGVWGIGGPLSELAADYLVRQLSGLRPRVRQVPHEAAARARVLVDIGPQDLIVAYDFRRYSQSAARFVRAARARGARLVLVTDAWGSPMAPDSDVLLRLPSEAAGPIAPLTHIVAVTELILVATVPHLTGSANRLEELDGLTMELDRPEDTL; encoded by the coding sequence GTGACGACGCGGCTCAGCGAGATGTATCCCGAACTGCCGCGCGGCGAGCAGGCGATCGTGCGGGTGCTCCTGGGTGACTACCCCTTCGCGGCGCTCGGCTCGCTGCGGTCCCTCGCCGACCGGGCCGAGGTCAGCCCGCCCACCGCGTCCCGGCTCATCGCCCGGCTCGGCTGGAGCAGCTTCGCGCAGTTCCAGTCCTCCGTACGCGCGCAGAGCAGGGAGCACGACCGGTCGCGGCTGCGGGAATTCGTCAGCACCTCTCCCGCCGCACCGCACCAGGCTGCCGAGGAGCTGCTCGCCGGGCTCAGCGGCACGGTCGAGGCCGCGACCGAACCCCTCCTCGACCGCATCGGCGCCCTGCTCGCGGGCGCCGGCGGCGTCTGGGGGATCGGCGGACCGCTCAGCGAACTCGCCGCCGACTACCTCGTCCGCCAGCTCTCCGGTCTGCGTCCGCGCGTGCGCCAGGTGCCGCACGAGGCGGCCGCCCGGGCCAGGGTGCTGGTCGACATCGGCCCGCAGGACCTGATCGTGGCCTACGACTTCCGCCGCTACTCGCAGAGCGCCGCGCGCTTCGTCCGGGCCGCCCGAGCGCGCGGGGCACGACTCGTGCTGGTCACCGACGCCTGGGGATCGCCGATGGCCCCGGACTCCGACGTGCTGCTGCGCCTGCCCAGCGAAGCAGCCGGCCCGATCGCTCCCCTCACCCACATCGTGGCCGTCACCGAGCTGATCCTGGTCGCCACGGTTCCCCACCTGACCGGCTCGGCGAACCGCCTGGAGGAACTCGACGGTCTGACCATGGAGTTGGATCGGCCGGAGGACACGCTTTAA